AAGGGCTTCCGCCCGAGCCCCGGCACCATCACGGCCTACCTGACGCCGGGCGGCCCCGGCGTGCGCGTCGACTCCCACGTCTACCCCGGTTACACCATCCCGCCGTACTACGACTCGATGGTCGCCAAGCTCGTCGTCTGGGCCGAGGACCGGCCCAAGGCGATCGCCCGCATGCAGCGGGCGCTCAACGAGTACGCCATCACCGGGGTCAAGACCACCATCCCGCTCCACCAGAAGATCCTGGATAACGCATTCTTCCGCAAGGGGGAGGTTTACACCAACTTCCTGCCCCGGCGGATCCTCGGAGGTTAGTTTTGAACACCCGTCGTGTCGCCAGAGAGCTGGCGCTGCTCACCCTCTCACAGGTCAAGCCGACCGACGCCAAGCCGGCCTTGGCCGACCTGATGGGCCGCGCGGCCGCCATGCTCGCAGGCGAGGCCCGCGAGCACCTCAACACCGCCTGTGCGACGCTTGCGCGGGTGCGCGACGAGCTAGCCCGCCTCAACAGCGAGGAGTTCGGTCCTGACCTGGTCCACGAGATGACCCGTGCGGCCATCGTCGGCGGCCGCGGCGACGAGCTGGACGCAGGCGCCATCGAGAAGACGGCCCTCATGTTCTTCCGCCGCGCCAAGGAGCAGGAGGCCATGCCCGAGCTGACCCAGGGTCTGCTCGAGACCTCCATCCCCGAGGCGATTTCGGGCATCGAGCAGGTGCAGCAAGCCGCCGACCTGCTCGCCTGGGCGCTGGAGTGGCCCGCCATGGCCGCTCTCGCCGATTCCACCTCGGTGCGCACCTTCGCCCTGAAGCTGATCGAGCAGTATCACTCCCACAAGGATGAGATCGACGGCGAGCTCGGCAAGGCCGCGGCCAACTGGAAGGTCGAGCGCATGGCGAGCCTGGACCGCGACGTGATGCGGATCGCCCTGGGTGAGCTCAAGTACTCGCCCGAGGTGCCCGTCGAGGTCGCGATCAACGAGGCCGTCGAGCTCGCCAAGAAGTACGGCACCGAAGAGTCCGGCAAGTTCGTCAACGGCGTCCTCAGCGCCTTCGCCAAGGAAGCGGCCAAGATCCGCGCCTAGTTCCAAGCCGATTCCCCGCCCCTTCCCGGGGCGGGGTTCACGCATCTGACCAAACGGCTCCATCGAGCCGCTCACGGCGGCCAACACTCGACACGGGTCCGGGTTTGTTAGATGCTCTGTCGGGTGGGGGATTGCACCGTTCCAACCCCACCGAGGAGATGTCTCCATGTGGTTCAAGCGCAAGCCCGAACAGCCCCCCGTCACGCTCGAGCCGACCGAAGCCCCGGTCGCAGCCCCTGAGCAGCCTGCTCAGACCGCCCAAGCCGAGGCCCCGGCCCCTCAAGAGGCCGAAGCGCCCGCGGAGCAAGCCGAGCAGAAGGGCTTCTGGTCCAAGACCTGGGACTTCCTGAACAAGCCCATCTTCGTGGCCGAGACCGAGGCCATGTCGCAGGCCCTCGAGAAGACCAAGAGCGGCTTCATCGCGCGCATCAAGAAGCTGGGCAACCGCTGGACCAAGATCGACGAGGACATGCTCGAAGAGCTGGAAGAGATCCTGCTCGAGAGCGACGTGGGCCTCGCGGTGGCCGAAGGGGCGATCGCGCACGTCCGCGCCAAGCACAAGCTGGGCGAGGTCACCCCCGAGAACCTCAGCGACGTGCTCGAGGCCTACCTGCGCGAGCAGCTGGGCGAGAGCGCGCCTTTGCCCTACACCCCGAACACCCTGAACATCATCATGCTGGTGGGCGTCAACGGGGTCGGCAAGACGACGACCCTCGGCAAGCTCGCCCGCCGCTACCAGATCGAGGGCCGCAAGGTCCTGATCGCCGCCGCCGACACCTTCCGCGCCGCCGCCATCGAGCAGGTCGCCATCTGGGCCGAGCGCTCGGGAGTGGACCTCATCCGGCACAAAGAGGGCGGGGACGCCGCAGCAGTGGTCTTCGACGCCATCCGCGCGGC
The DNA window shown above is from bacterium and carries:
- the nusB gene encoding transcription antitermination protein NusB, whose amino-acid sequence is MNTRRVARELALLTLSQVKPTDAKPALADLMGRAAAMLAGEAREHLNTACATLARVRDELARLNSEEFGPDLVHEMTRAAIVGGRGDELDAGAIEKTALMFFRRAKEQEAMPELTQGLLETSIPEAISGIEQVQQAADLLAWALEWPAMAALADSTSVRTFALKLIEQYHSHKDEIDGELGKAAANWKVERMASLDRDVMRIALGELKYSPEVPVEVAINEAVELAKKYGTEESGKFVNGVLSAFAKEAAKIRA
- the ftsY gene encoding signal recognition particle-docking protein FtsY, which encodes MWFKRKPEQPPVTLEPTEAPVAAPEQPAQTAQAEAPAPQEAEAPAEQAEQKGFWSKTWDFLNKPIFVAETEAMSQALEKTKSGFIARIKKLGNRWTKIDEDMLEELEEILLESDVGLAVAEGAIAHVRAKHKLGEVTPENLSDVLEAYLREQLGESAPLPYTPNTLNIIMLVGVNGVGKTTTLGKLARRYQIEGRKVLIAAADTFRAAAIEQVAIWAERSGVDLIRHKEGGDAAAVVFDAIRAAKARGVDTLLIDTAGRLHNKSNLMAELQKVRKIIEREAPEAPVEALLVLDATTGQNGLRQAEVFQEATKLTGVILTKLDGTAKGGVVFGIKQQLDLPVRLVGLGEKVEDLKDFDAGVYVDALFSEEAKPEA